The genomic region GAGGTCGAAATTGCTGATGGCCAGGTCCGTGAGATCCGTTGGAACGGTTTCGTACATGATCGCTTCCGTCAGATGCAGCCCGCTGGTGTCCATAAACTCCGGAATGTCGGTGCCCCGGATGTTGGAACAGGGGAACAGAAACTTCTCGGTCTTGTGCTTGCGGATGAGGTCAAACAGGTCGGCCGCGGTCTTGGTGCCGGTGAAGATCTTCCGCTTGCGGATCACGATGTACTTCTGCAGGTAGTTGGCCGTCTGCTCGGTCACACAGAAGTATTTCATGTCGGCAGGGACCTCGATCTTGGCTTCCTGACAAATGCGGAAGAAGTGGTCGACGGCGTTCCGACTGGTGAAAATGACGGCGGTGTGGTCGAGAATATTGATTTTCTGCCGGCGAAAATCTTTGTACGAAACCCCCTGAATCTGGATAAAGGGACGAAACTCAATCTTGATGTTATACCGGCTTGCCAA from Tellurirhabdus rosea harbors:
- a CDS encoding uroporphyrinogen-III synthase: MSEITTKNEQERLTKVESILVTQSRPADDKSNPYFELASRYNIKIEFRPFIQIQGVSYKDFRRQKINILDHTAVIFTSRNAVDHFFRICQEAKIEVPADMKYFCVTEQTANYLQKYIVIRKRKIFTGTKTAADLFDLIRKHKTEKFLFPCSNIRGTDIPEFMDTSGLHLTEAIMYETVPTDLTDLAISNFDLIAFFSPSGVNALKHNFPEFRQNGIRMAAFGPTTAKAVNEAGFILDIEAPLPNAPSMAGALELYIKKANNL